GCTTGCTGACGTTCCCCATGTCCGTGCTTCCGGCAATCGCTGCCGGAACGTGGCCGAGATCCATCAGGTGTCGGCCGAGGCGTTCCAGGTTCGCCGCGTAGGAGTCGGCGAGCGGCCGGTTGCTCCACATGTCCGAGTAGTCATCACCGAGGGTCCGCAGGTTGAGTTCGGCACCGGTGGCCAGCGCCCCGGCTTTGAAGCAGGCCACCACCCGTTCCTTCAGGCGCGCCAGCGCTGGCGCGGTGGCGGCACGAACGCAGAAGATGCCTGCGGCCCGTTCGGGCACGATGTTCGGTGCTTGCCCGCCGTCGGTGATGATGCCGTGAATGCGCTCGGTGGCGCGGATGTGCTGGCGCAGCTGTGCGATCGCAGTGTACGCCGTCACCAGCGCATCCAGTGCGTTGACGCCCCGATGCGGAAACGCCGAAGCGTGGGCGGCTCGGCCCCGGTATTCGACCTCGACCTGGCTGAAGGCCAGCACCTGCATGGCGGCGAGGTCCATGCCGGCGGGATGCACCATCATGGCGGCATCGACCTCTTTGAAGGCCCCCTGGCGTGCCATCAGAATCTTCCCGCCGCCGCCTTCTTCCGCGGGCGTGCCCAAGACCACCAGGCTGCCGCCGGTTTCTGCGATGATCCCGGCCAAGGCAGCGCCGGCGCCGGCGCCGGCGGCAGCAATGATGTTGTGCCCGCAGCCGTGTCCGATACCCGGCAAGGCGTCGTATTCACACAGCACGGCCACTTGGGGAGAGCCGCTCCCGATGCGCGCGGCGAAGGCGGTGGGTAAGCCGTAGGCCTGCCGTTCGACTCTGAAGCCGGCGCGCTCGAGATACTCCGCGAGCCATGCCGATGATTGCGCTTCCTCGAACTTCAGCTCGGGGTATGCGTGAATGCGGGAACTCAATGCGATCAACGCAGTCCGCTGCGCTTCGACCGCGGCGCACGCCCGTTCCTTCCATTCGGCGATCGTAGCCGCCATAGGTCCTCCTCCAGACTAGGCTGTCGGTTTTCTCGAGACAGACCCTTCGACAGGCTCAGGGTGAACGGAAAGATTATTTGAAATCAAACACCCAACCGTTCGTGCTGAGCCCTTCGACTGCGCTCAGGACATGCTTGTCGAAGCACCAGCCCCCCGTCTTTCGACACCTCCAGACGACGAGATGAGGCTATCCCTTCTGACTTGCAAGGTCGAGAACGCCGGGCGCTCTTGCTTACCTTACGTCGGTGACGACGGCGTCTGTATCAACCTTTGCCCGGTAGCGCATTGAAGTGTAGTCTCTGGGTTACGCCGTTATGAGAGAGATATTTGCTGACCTCGATCGGTGGCTGGAGGAGGGTGAAGAGATCGCCCTGGCTACCCTCGTGCGCGTGCGCGGTTCGGCCCCGCGGTTGCCGGGAGCCCGCCTGTGTTTGACCCGCAGTGGCAGGATGGCGGGATCCGTCAGTGGCGGTTGCGTCGAGAGTGACGTATTCGAGCGCGCCGTGCAGGTGTTGGACAGCCGACAGCCAGCGGTGGCAACCTACGGGATCGCCGACGAGCTGGGCTTCGAGGTGGGGTTGAGCTGCGGTGGCTCCATCGATGTCCTGATAGAACCGTTCGCCGCGGATGAAGTGTGGCAGGCTGCCCGCCAGGCCGTGGAGAACCAGCGTCCTGTTGCCTTGGGCATCGGGATCGCCCCGCTCCCGTTGGTCGGGCGCAAGCTGGCGGTATTGGATGACGATACGGTTATCGGCTGCATCGACTCCAGCGTGGATCAGCAGGTGACG
This is a stretch of genomic DNA from Candidatus Binatia bacterium. It encodes these proteins:
- a CDS encoding M20 family metallopeptidase, which produces MAATIAEWKERACAAVEAQRTALIALSSRIHAYPELKFEEAQSSAWLAEYLERAGFRVERQAYGLPTAFAARIGSGSPQVAVLCEYDALPGIGHGCGHNIIAAAGAGAGAALAGIIAETGGSLVVLGTPAEEGGGGKILMARQGAFKEVDAAMMVHPAGMDLAAMQVLAFSQVEVEYRGRAAHASAFPHRGVNALDALVTAYTAIAQLRQHIRATERIHGIITDGGQAPNIVPERAAGIFCVRAATAPALARLKERVVACFKAGALATGAELNLRTLGDDYSDMWSNRPLADSYAANLERLGRHLMDLGHVPAAIAGSTDMGNVSKLVPAIHPMIAAAPPTVPLHSTEFAHWAGGEEGHRAVIDGAKVLAMTALDVLCTPELVAAMKATFA